The following proteins are co-located in the Rhodococcus opacus B4 genome:
- a CDS encoding flavin-containing monooxygenase — MSEHQVAIVGAGTSGVAAAVALADRGINPLLIDRADQVGSSWRSRYDRLRLNTGRQFSHLPNRPYPKGTPTFPTREQVIEHLERHARADGIELRLGCPVERLDLTDGHWRLTTAAGSFDAAEVVVATGFDHEPFVPDWPGRGDWRGALVHSSQYRNPSQYNGKRVLVVGAGCSGMEIAYDLATGGAAKVWLSARTPPNIMLRQGPGGIPGDFIATPLYHAPVPLADAIARFGRERSIGDLREFGLPIPDEGIFARSARLGVAPAIVDKELIAAIRDRSIEVVRGIESLDADGVWLVDGVRIDPEAMVCATGFRQQLDKLVGHLGVLDERGWPHATGEKPAAERLRFIGFVPRPSQIGFAAKQARRAARAIARELR; from the coding sequence ATGAGCGAGCATCAAGTCGCAATCGTCGGTGCCGGCACCTCCGGGGTCGCGGCGGCGGTGGCCCTCGCCGACCGTGGCATCAACCCGTTGCTGATCGACCGAGCCGACCAAGTCGGTTCGTCGTGGCGCTCTCGTTATGACCGGCTGCGACTGAACACCGGCAGGCAGTTCTCCCACCTGCCGAACCGCCCCTACCCCAAGGGCACACCGACCTTTCCCACGCGGGAACAGGTGATCGAGCATCTCGAGCGGCACGCACGTGCGGACGGGATCGAGCTGCGCCTGGGCTGCCCGGTGGAACGGCTCGACCTGACGGACGGGCACTGGCGGTTGACCACCGCTGCCGGTTCGTTCGACGCTGCCGAGGTGGTGGTCGCGACCGGCTTCGATCATGAGCCCTTCGTCCCGGACTGGCCCGGACGCGGGGACTGGCGGGGTGCACTGGTTCATTCCTCGCAGTACCGGAATCCCTCGCAGTACAACGGGAAACGGGTCCTCGTGGTGGGAGCGGGCTGCTCGGGCATGGAAATTGCCTACGACCTCGCCACCGGAGGCGCGGCAAAGGTCTGGCTTTCGGCTCGCACACCGCCGAACATCATGCTCCGCCAGGGACCTGGTGGCATACCGGGAGACTTCATCGCGACGCCGCTCTACCATGCCCCGGTCCCTCTCGCGGACGCAATCGCTCGGTTCGGCCGGGAGAGGAGCATCGGCGACCTGCGCGAGTTCGGATTGCCGATCCCCGACGAGGGGATCTTCGCCCGCAGCGCCCGCCTCGGCGTGGCACCGGCGATCGTCGACAAGGAGCTCATCGCCGCGATCCGAGACAGGTCCATCGAGGTCGTTCGCGGAATCGAGTCACTCGACGCGGACGGCGTGTGGCTGGTGGACGGTGTGCGAATCGACCCGGAGGCGATGGTCTGCGCGACAGGGTTCCGCCAGCAACTCGACAAGCTGGTCGGGCACCTCGGCGTACTGGACGAGCGAGGTTGGCCGCACGCCACCGGTGAAAAGCCGGCCGCCGAGAGGTTGCGTTTCATCGGGTTCGTGCCCAGGCCGTCGCAGATCGGGTTCGCGGCGAAGCAGGCTCGCCGCGCGGCCCGAGCGATCGCGCGGGAACTGCGGTGA
- a CDS encoding acetyl-CoA C-acetyltransferase — protein MRRAALVAPVRTAVGRFGGGLRDVPAEILAAAVIKETVARSGIDPELIEDVAMGQSYANSEAPCIGRWAALEAGLPISVAGLQTDRRCGTGLQALVTASMMVQTGAADVVLAGGVESMSNIEHYTTGARWGTRAGSLNLYDRLDRGRERSQPEWRFGKISGMIETAENVAARCGISREESDAFAADSHAKAHAAWEAGKFDDEVIEVKITDRKGNVSVVARDEGIRPDTTAESLARLRSVVKDGVVTAGNASQQNDAASSMLVVAEDRLDELGLEPMGFLTGWAAAGCEPGLMGLGPVAATSKLFSRTGASFDDFTLVELNEAFACQVLGVLKEWGFDDRDRLNVNGSGISLGHPIGATGARMTTTALHELRRRGGGKALLTMCIGGGQGMAAIVEGA, from the coding sequence ATGCGTAGAGCAGCACTGGTCGCCCCCGTCCGCACAGCCGTCGGCCGCTTCGGCGGCGGACTGCGCGACGTGCCCGCCGAGATCCTGGCGGCGGCGGTCATCAAGGAGACCGTCGCGCGGTCGGGCATCGACCCCGAACTCATCGAGGACGTCGCGATGGGGCAGTCGTACGCCAACTCCGAGGCCCCCTGCATCGGACGGTGGGCGGCACTCGAGGCGGGACTTCCGATCTCGGTCGCCGGACTGCAGACCGACCGCCGCTGCGGCACCGGGCTTCAGGCCCTCGTGACGGCGTCGATGATGGTGCAGACCGGTGCGGCCGACGTCGTGCTCGCCGGCGGCGTCGAGTCGATGAGCAACATCGAGCACTACACCACCGGGGCCCGGTGGGGCACCCGCGCCGGATCGCTCAACCTCTACGACCGTCTCGACCGCGGCCGTGAGCGCTCCCAGCCGGAATGGCGGTTCGGGAAGATCAGCGGAATGATCGAGACCGCGGAAAACGTCGCGGCGCGGTGCGGAATCAGCCGCGAAGAATCCGACGCGTTCGCCGCCGACAGTCACGCCAAGGCCCATGCGGCCTGGGAGGCAGGCAAGTTCGACGACGAGGTGATCGAGGTCAAGATCACCGACCGCAAAGGCAACGTCTCCGTCGTGGCGCGGGACGAGGGCATCCGTCCCGATACCACCGCCGAGTCGCTGGCGCGGCTGCGCAGTGTCGTCAAGGACGGAGTCGTCACGGCCGGTAACGCGTCTCAGCAGAATGATGCGGCGTCGTCGATGCTCGTCGTCGCCGAGGACAGGCTGGACGAACTCGGGCTGGAGCCGATGGGCTTCCTCACCGGGTGGGCCGCCGCCGGCTGCGAGCCGGGACTGATGGGGCTCGGCCCGGTCGCGGCCACGTCCAAGCTGTTCAGCAGGACGGGTGCGAGCTTCGACGACTTCACGCTGGTCGAGCTGAACGAGGCATTCGCGTGCCAGGTGCTCGGCGTCTTGAAGGAATGGGGATTCGACGACCGGGACCGCCTGAACGTCAACGGTTCCGGGATCTCGCTCGGACACCCGATCGGCGCGACCGGCGCCCGAATGACGACCACCGCGCTGCATGAATTGCGGCGACGTGGCGGCGGCAAGGCGCTTCTCACGATGTGCATCGGTGGCGGGCAGGGAATGGCCGCCATCGTCGAAGGTGCCTAG
- a CDS encoding MaoC family dehydratase encodes MRVFQGIDDVESAVGEHLGHSDWLEITQDRVNLFADATGDHQWIHVDPERAAQGPFGAPIAHGYLTLSLLPKLGAELMRVDGVNLVINYGLNKVRFPQPVKVGAKVRVGGEIVSVEHTKQGAQVVVKYTIEIEGADKPACVAETVRVLVS; translated from the coding sequence ATGCGCGTATTCCAGGGGATCGACGACGTCGAATCCGCAGTCGGCGAACATCTCGGCCACAGCGACTGGCTCGAGATCACGCAGGACCGCGTGAATCTGTTCGCCGACGCCACCGGCGACCATCAGTGGATCCACGTCGATCCCGAGCGGGCCGCCCAGGGTCCGTTCGGCGCCCCCATCGCCCACGGCTACCTCACGCTGTCGCTGTTGCCGAAACTCGGCGCCGAGCTCATGCGTGTCGACGGTGTAAATCTGGTGATCAACTACGGCCTCAACAAGGTTCGCTTCCCCCAGCCGGTGAAGGTCGGGGCGAAGGTGCGGGTCGGTGGCGAGATCGTATCGGTCGAACACACGAAGCAGGGCGCCCAGGTAGTCGTCAAGTACACCATCGAGATCGAGGGTGCGGACAAGCCGGCGTGTGTCGCCGAGACCGTCCGCGTCCTGGTCTCCTGA
- a CDS encoding acetyl-CoA C-acetyltransferase, producing the protein MYEAVICEPVRTPVGGFGGMYRDVPVTTLASTVLKGLIERTSLTSDDIDDVIFGQGYANGEAAAIGRIAALDAGLDVTVPGIQLDRRCGSGLQAVIYAAMQVQTGMSDLVIAGGAESMSQTEFYSTGMRWGVKGASVEFHDRLAKPRTNSGGVNFPVEGGMIETAENLRREYSISREEQDAYAAESHARAIRAQDGGLFDAETIPVTVPGKRGKDPVVHTTDEHPRRDVTAESLAALRPIRSRVDPDATVTAGNACGQNDAAAAAIVTTPDNAERLGLRPFARLVSWGVAGVEPNRMGIGPVPAVDKALSRAKLTLNDVDLLEINEAFAAQVLACAREWKFDESDMRDRFNVNGSGISLGHPVGATGGRILANLLRELDRRQARYGIETMCIGGGQGIAAVFENVNL; encoded by the coding sequence ATGTACGAAGCAGTGATCTGTGAACCCGTCCGCACCCCCGTCGGGGGATTCGGCGGCATGTACCGCGACGTCCCTGTCACCACCCTCGCGTCGACGGTGTTGAAAGGTCTGATCGAACGAACGTCGCTCACGTCCGACGACATCGACGACGTCATCTTCGGTCAGGGCTACGCCAACGGCGAGGCGGCGGCCATCGGCCGGATCGCTGCGCTCGACGCCGGCCTCGACGTCACCGTGCCCGGCATCCAGCTCGACCGCCGCTGCGGCTCCGGGCTCCAAGCGGTGATCTACGCGGCTATGCAGGTGCAGACCGGGATGAGCGATCTGGTGATCGCGGGCGGCGCCGAGTCGATGAGCCAGACCGAGTTCTACAGCACCGGTATGCGCTGGGGCGTCAAGGGCGCCTCGGTGGAGTTCCACGACCGCTTGGCCAAGCCCCGCACCAACTCCGGTGGCGTGAACTTCCCCGTCGAGGGCGGCATGATCGAGACCGCGGAGAACCTGCGCCGGGAGTATTCGATCAGCCGCGAGGAGCAGGACGCGTACGCCGCCGAATCGCATGCGCGTGCCATCCGGGCCCAGGACGGCGGCCTGTTCGACGCCGAGACGATCCCGGTGACCGTGCCGGGCAAGCGCGGCAAGGACCCCGTCGTCCACACCACCGACGAGCACCCGCGCCGCGACGTGACGGCCGAGTCGCTGGCGGCGCTGCGGCCCATCCGCTCCCGCGTCGACCCGGACGCCACCGTGACCGCGGGCAACGCGTGTGGCCAGAACGACGCCGCCGCCGCCGCGATCGTCACCACCCCCGACAACGCGGAACGTCTGGGCCTGCGCCCGTTCGCCCGGCTCGTCAGCTGGGGCGTTGCCGGAGTGGAGCCGAACCGGATGGGCATCGGCCCGGTCCCGGCCGTGGACAAGGCCCTGAGCCGGGCAAAGCTCACCCTCAACGACGTAGACCTCCTCGAGATCAACGAGGCGTTCGCCGCACAGGTGCTGGCGTGCGCGAGAGAGTGGAAGTTCGACGAGTCCGACATGCGGGACCGGTTCAACGTCAACGGCTCCGGAATCTCGCTCGGACATCCGGTCGGCGCCACCGGCGGTCGCATCCTGGCCAACCTGCTCCGCGAACTGGACCGCCGCCAGGCCCGCTACGGCATCGAGACGATGTGCATCGGCGGCGGGCAGGGCATCGCGGCCGTGTTCGAGAACGTCAACCTCTAG
- a CDS encoding acyl-CoA dehydrogenase family protein — MAEREVSDEDFKDILAQTRVFIQKEVIPRENEIAEKDLIPDDIRRKAAEMGLFGYAIPQQWGGLGLDLTQDVELAMEFGYTSLALRSMFGTNNGIAGQVLVNFGTDEQKSEWLERIASGDVVASFALTEPEAGSNPAGLTTRAVLKDGKWTINGTKRFITNAPLADLFVVFARTRPADETGTGIAVFLVPADTAGVVVGPKDKKMGQEGAWTAEVAFDDVTVPGSALVGGSEEAGYRAAMTSLARGRVHIAALAVGSAQRALDESVAFAAVTKQGGTPIGDFQLVQAMLADQQVGVSAGRALVRDAAQKYVSGEDRRIAPSVAKLYCTEMAGKVADLAVQVHGGTGYMRDVPVERIYREVRLLRLYEGTSEIQRLIIGGGLVREAKKAL; from the coding sequence ATGGCTGAACGCGAAGTGAGTGACGAAGACTTCAAGGACATTCTCGCGCAGACGAGAGTCTTTATTCAGAAGGAAGTAATTCCGAGGGAAAATGAAATCGCGGAAAAGGATCTGATTCCGGACGACATTCGCCGCAAGGCGGCGGAGATGGGTCTGTTCGGGTACGCCATCCCGCAGCAGTGGGGCGGGCTCGGACTCGACCTCACGCAGGACGTGGAACTGGCCATGGAGTTCGGGTACACGAGCCTGGCGTTGCGGTCGATGTTCGGCACCAACAACGGGATCGCCGGCCAGGTGCTGGTGAATTTCGGTACGGACGAACAGAAGTCGGAATGGCTCGAGCGCATCGCGTCCGGTGACGTGGTCGCGTCGTTCGCGCTGACCGAGCCGGAGGCCGGGTCGAACCCGGCGGGCCTGACCACCCGCGCCGTCCTGAAGGACGGCAAGTGGACGATCAACGGCACCAAGCGGTTCATCACCAACGCACCGTTGGCCGATCTGTTCGTGGTGTTCGCCCGCACCCGTCCCGCCGACGAGACCGGCACCGGCATCGCGGTGTTCCTCGTTCCCGCCGACACCGCCGGTGTCGTGGTCGGTCCGAAGGACAAGAAGATGGGCCAGGAGGGCGCCTGGACGGCGGAGGTCGCGTTCGACGACGTCACCGTCCCCGGATCCGCCCTGGTCGGCGGCAGTGAAGAGGCCGGCTACCGCGCCGCCATGACGTCGCTCGCCCGGGGCCGCGTGCACATCGCCGCCCTCGCCGTCGGCAGCGCGCAGCGTGCGCTCGACGAGTCCGTCGCCTTCGCGGCGGTCACGAAGCAGGGCGGCACCCCGATCGGTGACTTCCAGCTGGTGCAGGCCATGCTCGCCGATCAGCAGGTGGGCGTGTCCGCGGGCCGCGCGCTGGTGCGGGACGCGGCGCAGAAGTACGTCAGCGGTGAGGACCGCCGGATCGCCCCGTCCGTGGCGAAGCTGTACTGCACGGAGATGGCCGGCAAGGTCGCCGACCTCGCGGTGCAGGTGCACGGCGGCACCGGATACATGAGAGACGTTCCGGTGGAACGGATCTACCGCGAGGTCCGCCTGCTGCGTCTGTACGAGGGGACCAGCGAGATCCAGCGTCTGATCATCGGCGGCGGCCTCGTCCGCGAAGCCAAGAAAGCGCTCTGA
- a CDS encoding AMP-binding enzyme: MVGRPEDALLYKGYTVDPQELEQLLLSRRGILDAVVVGRSVLGVGEMPVAFVVADAAESVTAEELIAFVAAAVPPYKKVREVVFVDELPLSPRGTVLRSALRDRLNEAHPEQSTEK, translated from the coding sequence ATGGTTGGCAGACCCGAGGACGCACTCCTCTACAAGGGCTACACCGTCGATCCGCAGGAACTCGAACAGTTGCTGCTGTCCCGGCGGGGGATCCTCGATGCGGTGGTGGTCGGCCGCTCCGTCCTCGGGGTCGGAGAGATGCCGGTCGCCTTCGTGGTGGCAGACGCGGCAGAGTCCGTCACGGCCGAGGAACTGATCGCGTTCGTGGCGGCCGCGGTGCCGCCGTACAAGAAGGTGCGCGAAGTGGTCTTCGTCGACGAGTTGCCGCTGTCCCCGCGGGGCACGGTCCTACGGTCCGCGTTGCGCGACCGTCTGAACGAGGCGCACCCCGAACAGAGTACGGAGAAATGA
- a CDS encoding acyl-CoA dehydrogenase family protein has product MTRLAQTAGLTDTQDEIVSAVREFVDKAVIPQAQELEHSDSYPTAIVEQMKEMGLFGLTIPEEFGGIGESLLTYALCVEELARGWMSVSGVINTHFIVAHMIAHHGTPEQKAHYLPRMATGELRGAFSMSEPGLGSDVAAIRTKATRAADGDYVIDGQKMWLTNGGSSTLVAVLVRTEEGAPKAHDNLTAFLIEKPAGFGEVLPGLTIPGKIEKMGYKGIDTTEMVFDGYRAAADTILGGAPGRGFRQMMDGVEVGRVNVAARACGIAQRAFELGVKYAKARETFGSPIAEHQAIAFRIAEMATKVEAAHLMMVNAARLKDSGERNDVAAGMAKYLASEFCSEVTQDSFRIHGGYGYSKEYEIERLMREAPFLLIGEGTSDIQKQIISRGVLRSYN; this is encoded by the coding sequence ATGACACGACTGGCGCAGACCGCAGGACTCACGGACACGCAGGACGAGATCGTGTCGGCGGTACGAGAGTTCGTGGACAAGGCCGTCATTCCGCAGGCGCAGGAGCTCGAACACTCGGACAGCTACCCGACGGCCATCGTCGAGCAGATGAAGGAGATGGGCCTGTTCGGGCTCACCATCCCGGAGGAGTTCGGCGGCATCGGGGAATCCCTGCTCACCTACGCGCTGTGCGTCGAGGAGCTCGCACGGGGCTGGATGAGTGTGTCCGGGGTGATCAACACCCATTTCATCGTGGCGCACATGATCGCGCATCACGGCACACCCGAGCAGAAGGCCCACTACCTGCCGCGCATGGCGACGGGTGAACTGCGCGGCGCGTTCTCGATGTCCGAACCCGGACTGGGATCCGATGTCGCCGCCATCCGGACCAAGGCCACCCGGGCCGCGGACGGCGACTACGTGATCGACGGCCAGAAAATGTGGCTGACCAACGGCGGGTCGTCGACGCTGGTGGCCGTGCTGGTCCGCACCGAGGAGGGTGCCCCGAAGGCCCACGACAATCTCACCGCGTTCCTCATCGAGAAGCCCGCCGGCTTCGGCGAGGTCCTGCCCGGGCTCACGATCCCCGGGAAGATCGAGAAGATGGGCTACAAGGGCATCGACACCACCGAGATGGTGTTCGACGGCTATCGGGCCGCGGCCGACACGATTCTCGGCGGCGCCCCGGGCCGCGGTTTCCGGCAGATGATGGACGGCGTCGAGGTCGGTCGCGTCAACGTCGCCGCCCGCGCGTGCGGGATCGCGCAGCGCGCGTTCGAACTCGGCGTGAAGTACGCGAAGGCGCGGGAGACGTTCGGCTCGCCGATCGCCGAACACCAGGCCATCGCGTTCCGGATCGCGGAGATGGCCACCAAGGTGGAGGCCGCACACCTGATGATGGTGAATGCCGCGCGGCTCAAGGACTCCGGGGAACGCAACGACGTCGCGGCCGGGATGGCCAAGTACCTCGCGAGTGAGTTCTGCTCGGAGGTGACGCAGGACAGCTTCCGGATCCACGGCGGTTACGGCTATTCCAAGGAATACGAGATCGAACGCCTGATGCGGGAGGCCCCGTTCCTCCTCATCGGTGAGGGCACCAGCGACATTCAGAAGCAGATCATCAGCCGCGGAGTGCTGCGGTCGTACAACTGA
- the fabG gene encoding 3-oxoacyl-ACP reductase FabG, producing the protein MTLLEGRVAVVTGAAQGIGLEMARKFASEGASVVLGDMHAENVKTAAAKLEADGFQAVGVACDVTDADQMQNLGKTALDSFGAMDVWVNNAGITRDATLRKMSLADFRSVIDVHLQGAWLGTQIASIAMREAGKGSIVNISSISGKVGMVGQTNYSAAKAGMVGLTKAAAKEVAHLGVRVNAIQPGVVNTDMIRALRADIIEAKLKEVPMGRGAEPEEIANVALFLASDMSSYMTGTVLEVTGGRHI; encoded by the coding sequence ATGACACTTCTCGAGGGACGGGTCGCCGTCGTCACGGGCGCAGCCCAGGGCATCGGTTTGGAGATGGCCCGGAAGTTCGCGAGTGAGGGCGCGTCCGTCGTGCTCGGCGACATGCACGCCGAGAACGTCAAGACCGCCGCGGCGAAACTCGAGGCCGACGGCTTCCAGGCCGTCGGCGTTGCCTGCGACGTGACCGATGCGGACCAGATGCAGAACCTGGGGAAGACGGCGCTCGACAGTTTCGGCGCCATGGACGTGTGGGTCAACAACGCCGGCATCACCCGCGACGCGACGCTGCGCAAGATGTCCCTCGCCGATTTCCGCTCCGTCATCGACGTGCACCTGCAGGGCGCGTGGCTGGGCACCCAGATCGCGTCGATCGCGATGCGGGAGGCAGGCAAGGGTTCGATCGTGAACATCTCGTCGATCTCGGGCAAGGTCGGCATGGTCGGGCAGACCAACTACAGCGCCGCGAAGGCCGGCATGGTGGGCCTCACGAAGGCGGCCGCGAAGGAGGTCGCCCACCTCGGGGTCCGGGTCAACGCGATCCAGCCCGGCGTGGTGAACACCGACATGATTCGTGCCCTGCGCGCCGACATCATCGAGGCGAAGCTCAAAGAGGTCCCGATGGGCCGCGGAGCCGAGCCCGAGGAGATCGCGAACGTCGCGCTGTTCCTCGCGTCGGACATGTCCAGCTACATGACGGGCACCGTCCTCGAAGTCACCGGCGGGCGTCACATCTGA